A genomic region of Devosia ginsengisoli contains the following coding sequences:
- a CDS encoding histidine phosphatase family protein: protein MRLILLRHGETTWNAEQRLQGQDNSDLSERGIQQALRFLGFARALQPQRVVSSDLGRTRQTAQIIGHGDCPADSRLRELDMGEWTGRVKAELIAQHADEYHAWRAGTFTPPRAETWAAFRERITSGIRDWMGRGEGDILAIVHGGVIRAACHEFLGLPPSRVIPVTPGTATILNFANGGAGSAQLEGYNIGAVVPDLSVAD from the coding sequence ATGAGACTTATTCTGTTGCGCCACGGCGAGACCACCTGGAATGCCGAACAGCGCCTGCAGGGGCAGGACAATTCGGACCTGTCCGAGCGTGGTATCCAGCAGGCGCTGCGCTTCCTGGGTTTTGCGCGCGCGCTGCAGCCGCAGCGGGTTGTCTCGTCCGATCTGGGGCGGACGCGCCAGACCGCGCAGATCATCGGGCATGGCGACTGTCCCGCCGATTCCCGGCTGCGGGAGCTGGACATGGGCGAGTGGACCGGGCGGGTCAAGGCGGAGCTGATCGCCCAGCATGCCGACGAATATCATGCCTGGCGCGCCGGCACGTTCACGCCGCCACGCGCGGAGACCTGGGCGGCCTTCCGCGAGCGCATTACCAGCGGCATCCGCGACTGGATGGGGCGCGGCGAGGGTGACATCCTGGCCATTGTCCATGGCGGGGTAATCCGCGCCGCCTGCCATGAATTTCTAGGCCTGCCGCCCTCGCGCGTCATCCCGGTCACGCCGGGTACGGCGACCATTCTCAACTTCGCCAATGGTGGCGCCGGATCGGCCCAGCTCGAGGGCTACAATATCGGTGCGGTCGTCCCCGACCTATCGGTTGCGGACTGA
- a CDS encoding Na/Pi cotransporter family protein — MSGTFVIIDLLGGIALLLWGVRMVKTGIMRAYGDRLHLFLEQRLGNRLTAFGGGLVATAILGSATAMALIVSGLAGSGALSATTGLAVLLGADVGSALISAVLASGSSSAAALAPLLLFVGYLTFGVAREFRPRNIGRVLLGLGLMLISLKLVVGATAPLREASLFHEALAAVSAEPVLGFFVGAVLAWLCHSTLAVVLLISSFVLSGSLDMAGALPFILGLNFGGGLPAITATMDQPAAARRLPLANMACRGALAIAGLAAARPLTQLLAGIPVDDLHVVVAIHAGFNVLAAAIFLPLAPLVVGLVGRFARDPDQAEDPLARPRYLDRAALDTPAIALSNAAMETVRMSELLSRMLAITFRVLETRKLEMLKEIAPIDARLGNYLNAIHAYIGELSQNRLSPQDARRAFEIILYASNLEHAGDVIKLNLADRIKSKVKQNVEFSAEQARSLQALTELVNDCLRLVPGAVTSRDLEAATRLAAHKDLFRKLEDRVIDDHLNQDAATKRVSLRASALFVDLVRDLHRINSHVAAAGYPVIEAAGLLNETRLKGA, encoded by the coding sequence ATGTCGGGAACCTTCGTCATCATCGACCTGCTCGGCGGCATCGCGCTGCTGCTCTGGGGCGTCCGCATGGTCAAGACCGGGATCATGCGGGCCTATGGTGACCGGTTGCATCTGTTTCTCGAACAAAGGCTCGGCAATCGCCTGACTGCCTTTGGCGGGGGTCTGGTGGCGACGGCCATCCTGGGCAGCGCCACGGCCATGGCCCTGATCGTGTCCGGCCTGGCCGGCAGCGGCGCGCTCAGCGCCACGACGGGGCTGGCCGTGTTGCTCGGCGCCGATGTGGGTTCGGCGCTGATTTCGGCGGTTCTGGCCTCGGGATCGTCGAGCGCTGCTGCCTTGGCGCCGCTGCTGCTGTTCGTCGGCTACCTGACCTTCGGCGTCGCCAGGGAATTCCGACCCCGCAATATCGGTCGTGTGCTGCTCGGCCTGGGGCTCATGCTGATTTCTCTCAAGCTGGTGGTGGGGGCCACCGCGCCGCTGCGCGAGGCCAGCCTGTTCCACGAGGCGCTGGCCGCCGTCAGCGCCGAACCCGTCCTGGGTTTCTTTGTAGGGGCGGTATTGGCCTGGCTGTGCCATTCGACGCTGGCCGTCGTGCTGCTGATCTCCTCTTTCGTGCTCAGCGGCAGCCTGGACATGGCCGGCGCGCTGCCCTTCATCCTGGGCCTCAATTTCGGCGGGGGCCTGCCCGCCATCACCGCCACCATGGACCAGCCGGCGGCCGCGCGGCGCCTGCCGCTCGCCAATATGGCCTGTCGCGGCGCGCTGGCTATTGCCGGCCTCGCCGCAGCGCGGCCGCTGACGCAATTGCTGGCCGGCATTCCGGTCGACGACCTGCATGTGGTGGTGGCCATTCACGCTGGCTTCAACGTGCTGGCGGCGGCGATCTTCCTGCCTTTGGCGCCGCTTGTGGTCGGGCTGGTCGGCCGTTTCGCCCGCGATCCTGATCAGGCCGAGGACCCGCTGGCCCGGCCGCGCTATCTCGACCGCGCCGCGCTTGATACGCCCGCGATCGCGCTATCGAATGCGGCCATGGAGACGGTGCGGATGAGCGAATTGCTGAGCCGCATGCTGGCCATCACCTTCCGGGTGCTGGAGACGCGCAAGCTCGAAATGCTCAAGGAAATCGCCCCGATCGATGCGCGGCTGGGCAATTACCTCAACGCCATCCACGCCTATATCGGCGAGCTCAGCCAGAACCGGCTTTCACCGCAGGATGCGCGCCGCGCTTTCGAAATCATCCTCTATGCCAGCAATCTCGAACATGCCGGCGACGTCATCAAGCTGAACCTGGCCGATCGCATCAAGAGCAAGGTGAAGCAAAATGTGGAATTCTCGGCCGAACAGGCCCGTTCGCTGCAGGCACTGACCGAGCTGGTCAATGACTGCCTCCGCCTGGTGCCCGGCGCGGTGACCTCGCGCGACCTGGAGGCGGCCACCCGGCTGGCGGCGCACAAGGATCTGTTTCGCAAGCTGGAAGACCGGGTGATCGACGATCACCTCAACCAGGACGCTGCCACCAAGCGCGTTTCGCTGCGCGCCAGCGCCCTGTTCGTCGACCTGGTGCGGGATCTGCACCGGATCAATTCCCACGTCGCTGCCGCCGGCTATCCGGTCATCGAGGCGGCGGGGCTGCTGAACGAGACCCGGCTGAAGGGCGCGTGA
- a CDS encoding ABC transporter ATP-binding protein, translated as MAQVVIRDTFKRYGSVQVLHDINIDIEDGEFIVLVGPSGCGKSTLLRMVAGLESITSGTVEIGGRVVNDLEPKERDIAMVFQSYALYPHMTVEQNMGFALKLAGLPKAEIDGRVGRAAAILGLDTLLQRQPRQLSGGQRQRVAMGRAIVRNPQVFLFDEPLSNLDAKLRVQMRAEIKELHQRLKTTTIYVTHDQVEAMTMADRIVVMKDGVIEQMGAPLDLYDDPRTTFVAGFIGSPSMNFIKGKTTPKGFETEDGSVLPLPAGHGDVALYGLRPEHITIDTKGVPAQVVVVEPMGSETQVLFRLGEQTIIGLFKDRLAAKAGDILHLSPLLDRVTLFDSNGQRV; from the coding sequence ATGGCTCAAGTCGTCATCAGGGATACCTTCAAGCGCTATGGCTCGGTGCAGGTTCTGCACGACATCAACATCGATATCGAAGACGGCGAATTCATCGTTCTGGTCGGCCCGTCGGGATGCGGCAAGTCGACCCTGCTGCGCATGGTCGCCGGGCTGGAATCGATCACGTCAGGCACGGTGGAAATCGGCGGCCGAGTCGTCAACGATCTCGAGCCCAAGGAGCGGGACATCGCCATGGTGTTCCAGAGCTATGCACTCTACCCGCATATGACGGTCGAGCAGAATATGGGCTTCGCCCTCAAGCTCGCCGGCCTGCCCAAGGCTGAAATCGACGGGCGGGTCGGGCGGGCGGCGGCGATCCTGGGTCTCGATACCTTGCTGCAGCGCCAGCCCCGGCAGCTCTCGGGCGGGCAGCGCCAGCGTGTCGCCATGGGCCGTGCCATCGTGCGCAACCCGCAGGTCTTCCTGTTCGACGAACCGCTGTCCAATCTTGACGCCAAACTGCGCGTGCAGATGCGGGCCGAGATCAAGGAACTGCACCAGCGCCTCAAGACCACGACCATCTATGTCACCCACGATCAGGTCGAAGCCATGACCATGGCCGACAGGATCGTGGTGATGAAGGATGGCGTCATCGAGCAGATGGGTGCGCCGCTGGACCTGTACGATGATCCCCGGACCACCTTCGTTGCCGGGTTCATCGGCAGCCCCTCCATGAACTTCATCAAGGGGAAGACGACGCCGAAAGGTTTCGAGACGGAAGATGGCAGCGTGCTCCCCCTGCCTGCCGGCCATGGCGACGTGGCACTTTACGGACTACGTCCCGAACATATCACGATCGACACGAAGGGCGTGCCGGCCCAGGTCGTCGTGGTCGAGCCCATGGGCTCGGAAACGCAGGTACTTTTCAGGCTGGGCGAGCAGACCATCATCGGCCTCTTCAAGGACCGGCTGGCTGCCAAGGCCGGGGATATCCTGCACCTCTCTCCATTGCTGGATCGCGTTACCCTGTTCGACAGCAATGGGCAGCGTGTCTGA
- a CDS encoding phosphodiesterase, translating into MQDVKFIHFTDPHLDVGSSRLYGLEPAARLQACVAHMAAHHGDAAFAVLTGDLTHDGSVASYQQVRTLLAPLALPVHPLIGNHDDRASFQQAFPEVAADQAGFVQYVVRYGGRRFIVLDTVQAGSHEGVLDAARLAWLRQVLAEDPTDPCYLFLHHPPMAVGMPRSDTMAINDPGFEAILAEASNVRHIFFGHLHRAVSGIWRGIPFSGIPGLSHQVALDLVENDGRIRGSHEPPSYSVVLLRQDDVIIHQCHFLDDSGTFYL; encoded by the coding sequence TTGCAGGACGTCAAGTTCATCCATTTCACCGACCCCCATCTCGATGTGGGCAGCTCCAGGCTTTACGGCCTCGAACCGGCCGCGCGGTTGCAGGCATGCGTTGCGCATATGGCGGCCCATCACGGGGATGCGGCATTCGCGGTGCTGACGGGGGACCTCACCCATGACGGATCGGTGGCCTCCTATCAGCAGGTTCGCACGTTGCTGGCGCCCCTGGCATTGCCGGTGCATCCGCTGATCGGCAATCACGATGATCGCGCCAGCTTCCAGCAGGCTTTCCCCGAGGTCGCGGCGGATCAGGCGGGCTTCGTGCAATATGTGGTCCGGTATGGCGGACGACGGTTCATCGTGTTGGACACGGTGCAGGCCGGTAGCCATGAGGGCGTACTGGACGCGGCGCGGCTGGCCTGGCTCAGGCAGGTGCTGGCGGAAGACCCGACCGATCCCTGCTATCTGTTCCTGCACCATCCGCCGATGGCCGTGGGCATGCCGCGTTCGGACACGATGGCGATAAACGATCCTGGTTTCGAGGCGATCCTGGCCGAGGCTAGTAATGTCCGGCACATCTTTTTCGGCCATCTGCACCGGGCGGTGTCAGGCATCTGGCGCGGCATTCCGTTCTCAGGCATTCCCGGCCTCAGCCATCAGGTCGCCCTTGATCTCGTCGAGAATGATGGCCGAATCCGCGGCAGCCACGAACCGCCATCCTACAGCGTGGTGTTGCTGCGGCAGGATGACGTCATCATCCACCAGTGCCATTTCCTTGACGATAGCGGCACATTCTACCTCTAG
- a CDS encoding sugar-binding transcriptional regulator, producing the protein MSASEDQDYVRVAWLYYMEGATQADIAKKLGMTRLRVNRMLAEARESGLVRVQINARLQSCVELERQLEADFNLEAAVIIPTPEDQSLIPVNLGRAGGEFLARYLQENEIHEIGVGWGETILHIIRNLPETRHPDIHVNSLMGGLTQGLEINTFEIARELARRLQARCSYLVAPIYAGSAQSRDIILDQEVFALADKGRSNELALLSIGELSPRSLLVRHGLPKDVSMQDLQALGAVGDVMGQFFTREGVLIPHGINERVIALSFEELRKVKTTIFAAGGRHKTEAIAGVLSAGLGSVLVCDEDTARAAAAMATRPQPRKP; encoded by the coding sequence ATGAGCGCATCGGAAGACCAGGACTATGTAAGGGTTGCCTGGCTCTACTACATGGAAGGTGCGACCCAGGCCGACATTGCCAAAAAACTCGGCATGACCCGGCTGCGCGTCAACCGGATGCTGGCCGAGGCTCGGGAATCGGGGCTGGTCCGCGTGCAGATCAATGCCCGCCTCCAAAGCTGCGTGGAGCTGGAACGGCAGTTGGAGGCCGATTTCAACCTCGAAGCCGCCGTGATCATCCCCACCCCGGAGGATCAATCCCTGATCCCGGTCAATCTGGGCCGGGCCGGTGGTGAGTTCCTGGCGCGATACCTTCAGGAGAACGAGATCCACGAAATCGGCGTGGGCTGGGGGGAGACGATCCTCCACATCATCCGCAACCTGCCCGAAACCCGCCATCCCGATATCCATGTCAACTCGCTGATGGGCGGGCTGACGCAGGGGCTGGAAATCAATACATTCGAGATTGCCCGCGAGCTCGCCCGCCGCCTCCAGGCGCGATGCAGCTATCTGGTCGCCCCCATCTATGCCGGCAGCGCCCAGTCCCGCGACATCATCCTGGACCAGGAGGTCTTCGCCCTGGCCGACAAGGGGCGCAGCAACGAACTCGCGCTGCTCAGTATCGGCGAATTGTCGCCGCGCTCGCTTCTGGTCCGCCATGGCCTTCCCAAGGACGTATCGATGCAGGACCTGCAGGCGCTGGGCGCGGTCGGCGACGTCATGGGGCAGTTCTTCACCCGCGAAGGCGTGCTCATTCCCCACGGCATCAATGAAAGGGTGATCGCGCTGAGCTTCGAAGAGCTGCGCAAGGTCAAGACCACCATTTTCGCCGCCGGTGGCCGCCACAAGACCGAGGCCATTGCCGGCGTGCTTTCGGCAGGCCTCGGATCGGTGCTGGTTTGCGACGAGGATACGGCAAGGGCGGCGGCCGCCATGGCGACGCGGCCGCAACCACGAAAGCCGTGA
- a CDS encoding ABC transporter substrate-binding protein codes for MMFNRVQAGRFARASLVGMLLSTASFSLIARAQAEEVVTFWHSMGAAHAPTLEALVAEFNAEHAGEIRVDPIFQGAYGDSLAKLTAAIQASTTPTIVQVYEIGTTLMMDLDVAIPLQDVAADAGIDLTEILPAMSSYYTVGGKLQSLPFNASAPMFYYNKDAFRAAGLDPEQPPTTLAEVREMAESLLIKNGDQVSQYGYVSSVDGWFVEQWFARGDQTYCGAGNGREGRANDVTWDNPVLHNILSFWHDIMDDGVGMNAGRVSGDAIAAFVSGRAATLILTSAPMRDIIERSEFEVGVANFPAPIENAQGSVFNGGASIWLLKDHPEAEQAAALEFIKFLASAEAQGKWSSGTGYIPTNIHAAETDAYKKIVATYPDFDKPRQQLESAAQSVASSGCLVGVLPQARPRLNEVIDSVLLGGDIQQAITEGQDAVNGLIANYNRSVGQ; via the coding sequence ATGATGTTCAATCGTGTACAGGCAGGCCGCTTCGCGCGCGCTTCGCTGGTGGGCATGCTGCTTTCCACGGCAAGCTTCAGCCTCATCGCGAGGGCCCAGGCGGAAGAAGTGGTGACGTTCTGGCATTCCATGGGCGCCGCTCACGCCCCCACGCTGGAAGCCCTCGTGGCCGAGTTCAATGCCGAACATGCCGGCGAAATCCGCGTGGATCCGATCTTTCAGGGGGCGTACGGCGATTCCCTCGCCAAGCTGACCGCCGCCATCCAGGCCTCCACCACCCCGACCATCGTGCAGGTCTACGAAATCGGCACCACGCTGATGATGGATCTGGACGTGGCCATTCCGCTGCAGGATGTCGCTGCCGATGCCGGCATCGACCTAACCGAAATCCTGCCGGCCATGTCGTCCTATTACACGGTCGGCGGGAAGCTGCAGTCACTGCCCTTCAACGCCTCGGCGCCCATGTTCTACTACAACAAGGATGCGTTCCGTGCCGCGGGGCTCGATCCCGAACAGCCGCCCACCACGCTGGCCGAAGTGCGCGAAATGGCCGAGAGCCTGCTGATCAAGAATGGCGATCAGGTTTCCCAATACGGCTATGTCAGCTCGGTCGATGGCTGGTTCGTGGAGCAATGGTTCGCCAGGGGCGACCAGACCTATTGCGGTGCCGGCAATGGCCGCGAGGGTCGTGCGAATGACGTGACCTGGGACAATCCGGTTCTCCATAACATCCTGAGCTTCTGGCACGACATCATGGATGATGGCGTTGGCATGAATGCCGGCCGCGTTTCGGGCGATGCGATTGCCGCCTTCGTTTCGGGGCGCGCCGCAACCCTGATCCTGACATCGGCGCCCATGCGCGACATCATCGAGCGGTCCGAATTCGAAGTCGGCGTCGCCAACTTCCCTGCACCGATCGAAAATGCGCAGGGCTCGGTGTTCAATGGCGGTGCCTCGATCTGGCTGCTGAAGGACCATCCTGAAGCCGAACAGGCAGCGGCGCTGGAATTCATCAAGTTCCTCGCCTCGGCCGAAGCGCAGGGCAAGTGGTCCTCGGGAACGGGCTATATCCCGACCAATATCCATGCCGCCGAGACCGATGCTTATAAGAAGATCGTGGCTACCTATCCCGATTTCGACAAGCCTCGGCAGCAGCTTGAAAGTGCCGCCCAATCGGTCGCCAGCAGCGGTTGCCTGGTCGGCGTGCTGCCCCAGGCGCGTCCACGCCTCAACGAGGTGATCGATAGCGTGCTCCTGGGTGGCGACATCCAGCAGGCGATCACCGAAGGTCAGGACGCCGTCAACGGCCTGATCGCCAACTACAACCGCTCTGTCGGTCAGTAA
- a CDS encoding glycerophosphodiester phosphodiesterase has protein sequence MTFAVAHRGLPLRLPENTLPSILLAEKHGAVAVEFDVRATSDGHAVLLHDKTLARIWGDPRPVAEAPFHEVRALGTEQGGQKIVIPTLEEVVDATSLTLIVDCKPAGIVADIAELLASRGQAQRARFIGEPEILSHIRLAMPQADIILSWSRPEAPPADMLDAIRPSTLNIKWEEGNEAQVARIARLGYPIWTYTVDDVAEALRARSLGIEAVISNNFEAVSAALRDAEAGSK, from the coding sequence ATGACCTTCGCTGTCGCCCATCGTGGGCTGCCCCTTCGGTTGCCCGAAAATACCCTGCCGTCCATTCTGCTGGCAGAAAAGCACGGGGCGGTGGCCGTCGAATTCGACGTGCGGGCCACCAGCGACGGACATGCCGTGCTGCTGCACGACAAGACCCTGGCGCGTATCTGGGGCGATCCTCGCCCCGTTGCCGAGGCGCCGTTCCATGAGGTGCGAGCCCTTGGCACGGAGCAGGGCGGGCAGAAGATCGTCATTCCCACGCTGGAGGAGGTGGTGGATGCCACCTCCCTTACGCTGATCGTGGACTGCAAGCCTGCAGGCATCGTTGCCGATATCGCCGAACTGCTGGCGAGCCGCGGGCAAGCGCAGCGGGCACGGTTCATCGGTGAGCCTGAAATCCTTTCCCATATCCGACTGGCCATGCCGCAAGCCGATATCATCCTGTCGTGGTCGCGCCCCGAAGCACCGCCGGCGGATATGCTCGATGCCATCAGGCCATCGACGCTGAATATCAAATGGGAAGAAGGAAACGAGGCCCAGGTCGCGCGCATTGCGCGCCTTGGCTATCCGATCTGGACCTATACGGTCGACGACGTCGCCGAGGCTTTGCGTGCTCGCTCGCTCGGCATAGAGGCCGTCATTTCCAACAATTTCGAAGCGGTCAGCGCGGCGCTCCGCGATGCCGAGGCCGGGAGCAAGTGA
- a CDS encoding inositol monophosphatase family protein encodes MTPQELRAFALQLAEEAMVTIAGAHASPDQSATKVDAGDWVTPFDKAVETQTRDRIHAQYPGHRVVGEEFGADADAGGDAEITWYLDPIDGTMNFVHGVPWVAFSLAAVDSQGVVAGVVADVYRREIYSASRGGGAYIDARRVNCAAHARIGGGVFLTEWSRQAAWSGMDEYLHAISAEAGATRIMGSCALALALVGVGRATGTVLPGFYNPWDVYAGALIAREGGAVIAGRSGPAGDVPLDGVMAATPGVADKLLKLWSADQ; translated from the coding sequence ATGACACCCCAGGAACTGCGCGCCTTTGCATTGCAACTGGCCGAGGAGGCCATGGTAACGATTGCCGGGGCACATGCCTCGCCCGATCAATCAGCCACGAAGGTCGATGCGGGCGATTGGGTCACTCCGTTCGACAAGGCGGTCGAGACGCAGACACGCGACCGCATCCACGCCCAATATCCCGGCCACAGGGTTGTGGGCGAGGAGTTCGGCGCCGACGCGGATGCCGGTGGCGACGCGGAAATCACCTGGTATCTCGATCCGATCGACGGCACGATGAACTTCGTTCACGGTGTGCCATGGGTGGCCTTCAGCCTTGCGGCCGTTGATAGCCAGGGCGTTGTGGCCGGCGTTGTGGCCGACGTCTATCGGCGCGAAATCTACAGTGCCAGCCGCGGTGGCGGCGCCTATATCGACGCCAGGCGGGTCAATTGTGCCGCCCATGCCCGCATCGGCGGTGGCGTCTTCCTCACCGAATGGTCGCGGCAGGCGGCCTGGTCCGGCATGGACGAATACCTGCATGCCATTTCCGCCGAGGCAGGGGCGACCCGCATCATGGGGTCCTGCGCCCTGGCGCTGGCCCTGGTCGGCGTGGGACGGGCGACGGGGACCGTGCTGCCCGGATTCTACAATCCCTGGGATGTCTATGCCGGCGCCCTCATCGCCCGCGAAGGCGGGGCCGTCATCGCAGGTCGCAGCGGCCCGGCAGGCGACGTGCCGCTCGATGGCGTGATGGCCGCAACGCCGGGCGTTGCCGATAAGCTGCTCAAGCTGTGGAGCGCGGACCAATGA
- a CDS encoding carbohydrate ABC transporter permease, with product MSARSLLARHIRGYSVRDMAVAALFLLPCLIIFAAFVLYPLGRTFHLSFFSNDLLGRPVHFVGLEQYYRIVSDPYLVGVMGTTALFLAYTVLPGIIIGLGLALLLQPKIAAIGVFRALLATPFAFSVAAAAVVFNVFYRPGIGLFNGLLQQMGLPAIDWLTSPNYALGSVAVVSIWRYMGYTLIVCLAGLQSIPDELYEAARIDGASSWHRFRYITLPLMTPTLFFLLVVSTIHSLQTFGEIKLMTAGGPVNSTTTLVYSLYKSAFAYGSSDYGLASALGVVLLLVVTVITVIQFRFLQRKVFYS from the coding sequence ATGAGTGCCCGCAGCCTGCTTGCCCGGCACATCCGCGGCTATTCGGTACGCGACATGGCGGTGGCGGCACTCTTCCTGTTGCCATGTCTCATCATCTTCGCTGCCTTCGTCCTCTATCCGCTGGGCAGGACCTTTCACCTGAGCTTCTTCTCCAACGATCTGCTGGGGCGTCCCGTGCATTTCGTGGGGCTGGAGCAATATTATCGCATCGTCAGCGATCCCTATCTGGTGGGGGTCATGGGCACGACGGCCCTCTTTCTCGCCTATACGGTCTTGCCGGGGATTATCATCGGGCTTGGCCTGGCACTGCTGCTGCAACCCAAGATCGCTGCTATCGGGGTGTTTCGTGCGCTTCTGGCCACACCCTTCGCCTTCTCGGTGGCTGCTGCCGCGGTGGTGTTCAACGTGTTCTACCGGCCGGGCATCGGGCTGTTCAACGGCCTGCTGCAACAGATGGGCCTGCCGGCTATCGACTGGCTGACCAGCCCCAACTATGCGCTGGGCAGCGTCGCCGTCGTGTCGATTTGGCGCTATATGGGCTATACGCTGATCGTCTGCCTGGCTGGCCTGCAATCCATTCCCGACGAACTCTACGAGGCTGCACGCATCGACGGCGCGTCCAGCTGGCACCGTTTCCGCTACATCACGCTGCCACTGATGACGCCGACGCTGTTCTTCCTGCTCGTGGTCTCGACCATCCATTCCCTGCAGACCTTTGGCGAGATCAAGCTGATGACGGCCGGCGGGCCGGTCAATTCCACGACGACGCTGGTCTACAGTCTCTACAAGTCCGCCTTCGCCTACGGCAGCAGCGATTACGGCCTGGCTTCGGCGCTGGGCGTGGTCCTGTTGCTCGTCGTTACGGTCATCACCGTGATCCAGTTCCGCTTCCTGCAGCGAAAGGTGTTCTACTCGTGA
- a CDS encoding carbohydrate ABC transporter permease: MKTLRLFAHYAVLILAALIVLFPLYFTIAGALMTDAQLMRFPPMLVPQELHFENFAKVLDAMPLIRQFFNSIFVASAIVLGVLVTSVLAAYVLVFLNIPFKNVIFGIIMLTILVPTESLIVPKYLILVDLRWINSYPGLIVPFVASGFGIFLMRQFFLSFPKEIYEAARIDGCGHLRFVLTILVPIVRPALGVLGLYTFIGSYNMYFWPLLVINTPDMQTLQIGLQALNSSESTQPSLIYAGAAIAIAPMLVIFYLFQKSIVRGLTSGAVK; the protein is encoded by the coding sequence GTGAAAACCCTTCGTCTCTTCGCTCATTATGCGGTGCTGATCCTGGCCGCCCTCATCGTGCTGTTCCCGCTCTATTTCACTATCGCGGGCGCGCTGATGACCGATGCCCAGCTCATGCGCTTCCCGCCCATGCTGGTGCCGCAGGAGCTGCATTTCGAGAACTTCGCCAAGGTGCTCGATGCCATGCCGCTGATCCGGCAGTTCTTCAACAGCATCTTCGTGGCCTCGGCCATCGTGCTGGGCGTGCTGGTCACCTCGGTGCTGGCAGCCTATGTGCTGGTTTTCCTCAACATTCCCTTCAAGAATGTGATCTTCGGCATCATCATGCTGACGATCCTCGTGCCGACCGAATCCTTGATCGTCCCCAAATACCTCATCCTGGTGGACCTCAGGTGGATCAATTCCTATCCCGGCCTCATCGTGCCCTTCGTAGCCTCCGGCTTCGGCATATTCCTGATGCGGCAGTTCTTCCTGTCGTTTCCCAAGGAGATTTACGAGGCGGCCCGGATCGATGGCTGCGGGCACCTGCGTTTCGTCCTGACCATCCTCGTACCGATCGTGCGGCCGGCGCTGGGGGTGCTGGGCCTCTATACCTTCATCGGTAGCTACAACATGTATTTCTGGCCCCTGCTGGTGATCAACACGCCCGACATGCAGACGCTGCAGATCGGCCTGCAGGCCCTCAATTCCTCGGAATCGACGCAGCCAAGCCTGATCTATGCCGGCGCCGCAATCGCCATCGCCCCAATGCTGGTCATCTTCTACCTGTTCCAGAAGAGCATCGTCCGCGGGCTCACGTCTGGCGCTGTCAAATAG